One window from the genome of Cyclobacterium amurskyense encodes:
- a CDS encoding ATP-dependent helicase: protein MDYLATLNPPQLEAVEKTDGPVMIIAGAGSGKTRVLTYRIAHLIRHKKVDAFQILSLTFTNKAASEMKQRIERLIGLEARNTWMGTFHSVFAKILRVEAEKLGYPSNFTIYDSDDSKSLIRSIVREMKLDDKVYKANTVLSRISGAKNRLIGWEAYLNDPYIAADDEAAMKPKMGAIYKTYQNRLFRSSAMDFDDLLFNTNILFRDHPDVLYKYQQRFRYVMVDEFQDTNLSQYLITKKLAAVHQNICVVGDDAQSIYAFRGADIQNILNFEKDYPDLFVVKLEQNYRSTKNIVETANSIIAKNKSQLQKNVWTHNDSGDLIELMKASSDNEEGRMVAATIFEEKNNKQLSNSDFAILYRTNSQSRSMEEALRKSGIAYRIIGGLSFYQRKEIKDLMGYFRYVVNQEDEEAFKRIINYPKRGIGNTSVEKLLLGAYEHDISLWKVLTNSQSFLSGRGANAVSDFCTMINSFKMEIERKDAFEAATSIAKQSGLLRDLYEDKTIEGLNRYENVQELLNAIKEYVDNDENEDKSLGAFLQEIALLTDEDQNKNDQDAVTMMTIHSSKGLEFRYVFVVGMEEDLFPSQMMMQSREDLEEERRLFYVATTRAMEKLYFSYALTRYRYGRLLNCEPSRFLEEIDPTFIKVNKKISSKLSSSFRESEGKQGFVGLKKKPAMRSTTTKLHDPGPDFKPSNTNALQEGMKVEHPKFGFGKVNAIETEGTNRKAHIHFDHFGDKTLLLSFAKLRIVE, encoded by the coding sequence ATGGATTATTTAGCCACCCTCAACCCTCCTCAATTGGAAGCTGTAGAAAAAACAGATGGTCCAGTTATGATTATTGCTGGAGCAGGGTCAGGTAAGACAAGGGTACTAACCTATAGAATTGCCCATTTAATCCGCCATAAAAAGGTGGATGCATTTCAAATACTTTCACTCACGTTTACCAATAAAGCGGCGAGTGAAATGAAGCAGCGAATTGAAAGGCTCATAGGATTGGAAGCGAGAAACACCTGGATGGGAACTTTTCACTCTGTGTTTGCCAAAATCTTGAGAGTAGAGGCTGAAAAATTAGGCTACCCCAGTAATTTCACTATTTACGACAGCGATGACAGTAAATCTCTCATCAGATCCATTGTAAGAGAAATGAAACTGGACGATAAGGTCTACAAAGCCAATACCGTTCTATCCAGAATCTCTGGCGCCAAAAACAGGCTAATAGGATGGGAAGCTTACCTTAATGACCCTTATATAGCAGCAGACGATGAAGCAGCTATGAAACCTAAAATGGGAGCCATCTATAAAACTTACCAAAACAGGTTGTTTAGATCTTCAGCGATGGATTTCGATGACCTGCTATTCAATACCAATATTCTGTTTCGCGATCATCCTGATGTTTTGTACAAATACCAGCAGCGATTTAGATACGTAATGGTAGATGAGTTTCAGGATACCAACCTATCCCAATACCTTATCACAAAGAAGCTGGCGGCTGTTCACCAAAACATCTGCGTAGTAGGTGACGATGCTCAAAGTATCTACGCTTTTAGAGGGGCTGATATTCAGAACATCCTCAATTTTGAAAAGGACTATCCTGATTTATTTGTGGTCAAACTGGAACAGAACTACCGGTCCACAAAAAACATCGTAGAAACAGCCAATTCCATCATAGCCAAAAACAAGTCACAGCTGCAAAAGAATGTCTGGACACATAATGATTCAGGAGACCTGATAGAACTTATGAAAGCCTCTTCTGACAATGAAGAAGGCAGAATGGTTGCAGCGACAATTTTTGAAGAGAAAAACAACAAGCAGTTAAGCAATAGCGATTTTGCTATATTATACCGGACCAACTCCCAATCAAGGTCCATGGAGGAAGCCCTAAGAAAATCAGGGATTGCCTATAGAATCATTGGGGGCCTTTCCTTTTACCAGAGAAAGGAGATCAAAGACTTGATGGGCTATTTTAGGTATGTAGTCAATCAAGAAGACGAAGAGGCCTTCAAAAGAATTATCAATTACCCTAAGAGAGGGATTGGCAATACAAGTGTAGAAAAGCTATTGCTTGGGGCCTATGAGCATGATATTTCATTGTGGAAAGTGCTTACAAATAGCCAAAGCTTCCTATCAGGAAGAGGTGCCAATGCAGTTTCCGACTTCTGCACAATGATCAACAGTTTTAAAATGGAGATAGAAAGAAAGGATGCCTTTGAAGCGGCAACTTCTATCGCCAAACAATCTGGATTATTGCGAGACCTTTATGAAGACAAAACAATAGAGGGGTTAAATAGGTATGAAAACGTTCAGGAATTACTTAACGCCATCAAGGAATATGTGGACAATGATGAGAATGAAGACAAATCCTTAGGTGCATTTCTTCAGGAAATCGCCTTGCTAACAGATGAAGACCAGAACAAAAACGACCAAGACGCCGTTACCATGATGACCATCCATTCCTCCAAAGGGCTGGAGTTCAGGTATGTCTTTGTAGTAGGAATGGAAGAAGATCTTTTCCCCTCACAGATGATGATGCAAAGCAGAGAGGATCTGGAGGAAGAAAGGCGGCTGTTTTATGTAGCCACCACAAGAGCCATGGAAAAGCTTTATTTCAGCTATGCGCTCACCAGATACAGGTACGGTAGGTTACTTAATTGTGAGCCCAGCAGGTTTTTGGAAGAAATTGATCCTACCTTTATTAAGGTTAATAAAAAAATAAGCAGCAAGCTTTCAAGTTCATTCCGAGAGAGTGAGGGAAAACAGGGCTTTGTAGGTTTAAAGAAAAAGCCTGCCATGAGAAGTACTACCACGAAATTGCACGACCCGGGCCCTGATTTCAAACCCTCTAATACCAATGCTTTGCAAGAAGGAATGAAGGTAGAACATCCTAAGTTTGGCTTTGGAAAAGTCAACGCCATTGAAACTGAAGGGACCAACAGAAAAGCACATATTCATTTCGACCATTTTGGAGATAAAACATTATTACTTAGCTTTGCAAAGCTTCGCATAGTAGAATAA
- a CDS encoding lysophospholipid acyltransferase family protein encodes MLLFRLFSKLPLEVLFIFSDLLYLLAYYVLGYRKKIVLSNIKHAFPEKSDNEVKSIARKFYRNFTDSMAETVKLLTMSEKELSRRFVAKNTNLVFDKVDIGEIVIGMCGHFFNWEGHLVAVSSKISSKCETVYTKLSQPFFEKVMKSIRCRFGAMLTERKSFQRAFLRQRNQPRLIVLAADQRPNLSDIRYWTEFMNRETAFFEGGEKLAKKFNCRVIYAHTSKPKRGHYIFEYQEIALPPYTDDSPHSITDKFIFHLENNIRDCPSLYLWSHNRWKQKKPSLVN; translated from the coding sequence ATGCTCTTATTTCGGCTGTTTTCCAAACTACCATTGGAAGTCTTATTTATTTTTTCTGACCTATTATACCTTTTGGCCTATTATGTATTGGGGTATAGAAAAAAAATTGTACTCAGTAATATCAAGCATGCCTTCCCAGAAAAAAGCGATAATGAGGTAAAGTCCATTGCACGAAAATTTTATAGAAATTTCACTGATTCAATGGCCGAAACTGTCAAACTATTGACAATGAGCGAAAAAGAATTGAGCCGAAGGTTTGTAGCAAAAAACACTAATTTGGTCTTTGACAAGGTAGACATTGGGGAAATAGTAATCGGCATGTGCGGTCACTTTTTCAACTGGGAAGGACATTTAGTAGCTGTTTCTTCAAAAATTTCCAGTAAATGCGAAACAGTTTACACCAAATTGAGTCAACCATTTTTTGAAAAAGTAATGAAATCCATTCGCTGCAGATTTGGAGCCATGCTTACTGAACGAAAATCATTTCAACGGGCCTTTTTAAGACAACGAAACCAGCCCCGGCTCATCGTACTTGCAGCAGACCAAAGACCTAACCTGTCGGATATTAGATACTGGACAGAATTTATGAATAGGGAAACCGCATTTTTCGAAGGCGGTGAAAAATTAGCGAAAAAATTCAACTGCAGAGTGATTTACGCTCATACCAGCAAACCCAAAAGGGGACATTATATTTTTGAATACCAGGAAATAGCCCTCCCTCCCTATACCGATGATTCACCCCATTCCATTACGGATAAATTTATTTTTCACCTTGAAAACAACATCAGAGACTGTCCTTCACTTTACCTTTGGTCCCATAATAGGTGGAAACAAAAGAAGCCTTCCTTAGTAAATTAA